The nucleotide sequence ATCAGCAACTTTAAATATAGGAAGTGCAATTTTAACAGAATCATCTCTTAGTTTTTTAGGTCTTGGTGTTGTTCCTCCAACTCCATCTTGGGGAAATATGGTTCAATCCGTAAGTGACCTGTATAAGCTTGAACACTACCCTTGGCTTTGGATGCCCGCAGGAATATGTATACTACTTACGGTTATGGCTATAAATCTTTTGGGTGATGGACTAAGAGATGCATTAGATCCTAAACTAAAGAAATAGGAGGGATAAAAATGTCAGAAACTTTGCTTCAGGTAAAAAATCTTAAAACATACTTTCATACAGAAGAGGGAACGGTAAAAGCTGTAGATGATGTGAGTTTTGAAATCAAAGAAAAAGAAACATTAGCAATAGTTGGTGAATCAGGGTGCGGTAAAAGTATTACTGCCATGTCAATAATGAGGCTTATTCCAAATCCTCCAGGAAAAATAGAGGGAGGAGAAATACTATTTGACGGAAAAGACCTTATTAAAATGAGGCAAAGCGATATTAGGGAGATCAGAGGAAATAAAATATCATTAATATTCCAGGAGCCTATGACATCTTTGAACCCAGTTTTTACAGTAGGAGAACAAATAGAAGAAGCACTTATATTACATAAAAAGATGGATAAAAAGCAAGCTAAACGAGAAGCTATAAAAATGCTTACGATGGTGAGGATACCTAGAGCAGAGGAAATTTATAAGGCGTATCCACATGAACTTAGTGGTGGAATGAGACAAAGGGTTGTTATAGCAATGGCTATATCCTGTAGTCCGAGACTTCTTATAGCAGATGAGCCTACAACTGCTCTAGATGTTACAATTCAAGCACAAATACTTGATATTATGAGAGAGCTTAAGGAAAAGGTTAATACATCTATAATTCTTATAACACATGATTTAGGGATTGTTGCGGAAATGGCAGATTATGTTGTTGTAATGTATGCGGGTAAGATAGTTGAAAAGGCACCTGTAATCGAGCTTTACAAAAATCCAAAACATCCTTACACTGTAGGATTATTGAAGTCAAAACCTGTTATAAATAGGCTTCAAGATAAGCTTTATTCCATTGAGGGGCAAGTGCCTAATCCACTTGATATGCCAGAGGGCTGTTACTTCAACCCAAGATGTAGTAAAGCAAAAGACATATGTAGAAAAAAGCAACCAAATCTAAAAAAGGTTTCAGAAGGACACAGCGTTTCCTGCTGGCTTTGTGAGGAGGTAAAATAGATGGAAGAAGCTATTTTAAAGGTACGAAACCTTAAAAAGTATTTTCCTATTAAGACAGGTTTTTTTAGAAAGACTACAGGGTATGTAAAAAGTGTCGATGATGTATCCTTTGACATTGCTGAAAATGAAATAATGGGGCTTGTTGGTGAATCTGGATGTGGCAAGACAACAACAGGAAGAACTCTATTAAGGCTTATGGAGAAGACTGAAGGAGAGGTTTTATATAGGGGTAAGGATCTTTTTAGCTTAAATAAAAAAAGCTTAAGGAATCTAAGACCAGAGATTCAAATGATATTTCAAGATCCTTATAGCTCGTTAAACCCAAGAATGACTGTAGGGGAAATAGTTGGAGAAGCGCTATTGGATCATAAATTGTGTACAAAATCAGAGGTTAATTATAAGGTGGAAGAGATGATAACTGCCTGTGGACTTGCATCCTATCATATGAGGAGATTCCCTCACGAATTTTCAGGAGGGCAAAGGCAGAGAATAGGTATAGCGCGTGCTCTTATATTGAATCCTAAATTTATAGTGGCAGACGAGCCAGTATCAGCTTTAGATGTTTCTATACAAGCTCAAGTCATAAATCTACTTGCCGAACTTCAAAAGAAGAAGGGGTTCTCATGTTTATTTATATCACATGATTTGAGTGTGGTTCAGCATATATGTCAAAAGATTGGTGTTATGTATCTTGGAAGTATGGTTGAACTTGCAGGGAATGAAGAACTTTTTACAAATCCACTGCATCCATATACAAAAGCTCTTCTTTCAGCAATTCCGATTCCAGACCCTACGCTTAAAAGAAATAGGATTATTCTTAAAGGAGATATCCCAAGTCCTGCAAATCCACCGAGTGGATGTAAATTTCATACAAGGTGCAATTACGCCACAGAGAAATGTTCAAAGGAGGTACCTGAATACAAGGAAGTTATAAAAGGTCATTTTGTAGCATGTCATTCATGTTAAGGTGGTTTTGTTATGAAAGAAAAATTACCTAAAAATAAAGAGAAAATTTATTTCAAAGATTTTTTAGCATTATGTATTGCATCCTTTCAAATTCTGTTACCTATCTTTATAATTGTGTTTTTGATTTTTTCAATACTTGCATTTTTAGTTGTTAAAGTGTGGGTAAAATAAGGGGAAGTGAAAGTAATGATTATAGATATAAATAGACTTGATAGAGCATTTGACCTTATAAAAGAAGGAGTCTCTAAGGGAGTTTTTCCTGGAGCAGTGGCAGCAGTAGGAACAAGAGAAAGAGTAATAAGGCTTGAGAGCTTTGGAAATAGATGTCTTTATCCAGAAAAGCTTAGTATGAATAAAGACACATTGTTTGATCTTGCATCTCTAACGAAAGTTGTAGCTACAAATACTCTTTTTATGATTTTTTTAGAGAAAGGTCTTATTTCTGTTTATGATAATGTTAGTTACTATTTAGAAAAGTTTAAGGGAAAAAATAAAGATGATGTAACTATATTTAATTTATTAACGCATACTGCTGGATTTGTACCTTGTAAACCACTATATAAGCTCTGTAAAGGTTATGAGGACTCTATAGACTATATATGTAGGTGTGGACTTTCATACAAGCCGGGTACAAAATGCGTTTATAGTGATTTTAGCTATATTTTATTGGCATACATCCTTGAAAAAATAGGAGGGGACACACTAGATATTTTGTGTGATAGGTATATTTTTAAGCCACTTTATATGGAAAACACAACCTTTAAGCCTAAGGGGAATAACATAGCAGCAACGGAAATAGATAAGAAAACTAAAAAGCCGTTAATTGGAGTATGTCATGATGAGAATGGAAGATTTTTTGGAGGAATATCAGGTCATGCAGGTTTGTTTTCTGACATATACGATTTGTGTAAGTTTTCTAATATGCTTGTCAACGAGGGAAAAGGCATAATTTCCTATGCTTCTTTTAAAGCAATGACAACTAACCATACTCTTGGACTTGAAGATAACAGAGGCTACGGCTGGTGCATTAAGGGCGATAAAAACTCCTTTATGGGAGATATAGCTTTTCCGGAAACTTTCGGACACAATGGTTTCACGGGAACCTCCCTTTGGGTAGATATTAAAAATAATATATATGCAATTCTTCTGACAAACAGGGTGCACCCAACAAGGGATAATTTAAGAATAATAAGGTTTAGAAGGGTATTTAGCAACGCTGTTTTGGCTTCATTAACTAGATAACAGGGGTGATGGTTATGATTGATGTAAAAAAGCTTCCTCTTGATATAAAAATAGGACAAATGATAATGGCAGGGTTTACTTCAAAGCATTACGATTCTTCTTTGGAAAAACTGATTACAGATGATAAGATAGGAAATTTCATATTGTTTTCGAGAAATATAGAAGAGAAAAATCAGCTCACAAGGCTTACAGAGGATATTCAAAAAGGACTAGAAATCAATATTAAAATTCCAGGAATTATTTCTGTTGATCAAGAAGGTGGAATGGTTACAAGAATAAATTCAGGGACTACAATATTTCCTGGAAATATGGCTTTTGCAGCAGCAAATCATCCACATAGCACTTTTAGACAGGGAAAAATTGAGGGAGAAGAGCTTAGAGGTTTGGGTGTAAATATGAATCTAGCACCAGTTATGGATGTGAACTGTAATCCCAGTAACCCAGTTATAGGAGTTAGGTCTTATAGTGATAGTCCTGAAAAAGTAGCAGAACTGGGTTTGGAATTAATAAAAGGTTTAAAAGAAAGTAAGGTAGTTCCAGTTGCAAAGCATTTCCCGGGACATGGAGATACGGATGTGGATTCTCACCTTAGTTTGCCTGTAGTAAAGCATTCTATTAAAAGGCTTCGTAAAGTCGAGCTTCTTCCATTTAAGACTGCAATAGAAAATGGAATTGATGCAATAATGTCAGCACATGTGCTCTTTCCAGAAATAGAACCCAAAAGGCTTCCTGCTACACTTTCATATAGGGTTCTTACAGATTTATTAAGAAATAAAATGGGTTTTAAGGGCATTATAATAACAGATTGCATGGAGATGAAGGCTATAGCAGAGTTCTATGGCAGTGATAAGGCAGCAGTTATGGCAATTAAAGCAGGAGCAGATTTAATTTGTATATCCCATAGTGCGGCGGTACAGAAAGCTTGTATACGTAGAATTAAAGAAGCAGTAATAAATAAAGAAATCTCTGAAGAGAGAATAAATGAATCAGTAAAAAGAATTCTAGAAATAAAAGAGAAATATAGCATTTCATTTAATACAGTCAAAAGAAACTATGATATAAATAATAGTCTTTTCGCAGAAGAAATAAGTGATAAAAGCATAACACTTCTAAAGAACGATAAAAGTTTAATCCCACTTAAAGGAAGGA is from Clostridium acetobutylicum ATCC 824 and encodes:
- a CDS encoding serine hydrolase domain-containing protein, with amino-acid sequence MIIDINRLDRAFDLIKEGVSKGVFPGAVAAVGTRERVIRLESFGNRCLYPEKLSMNKDTLFDLASLTKVVATNTLFMIFLEKGLISVYDNVSYYLEKFKGKNKDDVTIFNLLTHTAGFVPCKPLYKLCKGYEDSIDYICRCGLSYKPGTKCVYSDFSYILLAYILEKIGGDTLDILCDRYIFKPLYMENTTFKPKGNNIAATEIDKKTKKPLIGVCHDENGRFFGGISGHAGLFSDIYDLCKFSNMLVNEGKGIISYASFKAMTTNHTLGLEDNRGYGWCIKGDKNSFMGDIAFPETFGHNGFTGTSLWVDIKNNIYAILLTNRVHPTRDNLRIIRFRRVFSNAVLASLTR
- the nagZ gene encoding beta-N-acetylhexosaminidase, which codes for MIDVKKLPLDIKIGQMIMAGFTSKHYDSSLEKLITDDKIGNFILFSRNIEEKNQLTRLTEDIQKGLEINIKIPGIISVDQEGGMVTRINSGTTIFPGNMAFAAANHPHSTFRQGKIEGEELRGLGVNMNLAPVMDVNCNPSNPVIGVRSYSDSPEKVAELGLELIKGLKESKVVPVAKHFPGHGDTDVDSHLSLPVVKHSIKRLRKVELLPFKTAIENGIDAIMSAHVLFPEIEPKRLPATLSYRVLTDLLRNKMGFKGIIITDCMEMKAIAEFYGSDKAAVMAIKAGADLICISHSAAVQKACIRRIKEAVINKEISEERINESVKRILEIKEKYSISFNTVKRNYDINNSLFAEEISDKSITLLKNDKSLIPLKGRIVSISTKAVALTGAEDNMSLNNSFCHKLKENFGGSEFQIPINPHKEIIDKILEKCLDADSIVIGIYNAYNHEGQRKLVNEISKVNPNIVLVSLRNPYDFLYFKEVSAYINAYEYTNLSVKSVIKVLSGRVEAQGISPVRL
- a CDS encoding ABC transporter ATP-binding protein, with protein sequence MSETLLQVKNLKTYFHTEEGTVKAVDDVSFEIKEKETLAIVGESGCGKSITAMSIMRLIPNPPGKIEGGEILFDGKDLIKMRQSDIREIRGNKISLIFQEPMTSLNPVFTVGEQIEEALILHKKMDKKQAKREAIKMLTMVRIPRAEEIYKAYPHELSGGMRQRVVIAMAISCSPRLLIADEPTTALDVTIQAQILDIMRELKEKVNTSIILITHDLGIVAEMADYVVVMYAGKIVEKAPVIELYKNPKHPYTVGLLKSKPVINRLQDKLYSIEGQVPNPLDMPEGCYFNPRCSKAKDICRKKQPNLKKVSEGHSVSCWLCEEVK
- a CDS encoding ABC transporter ATP-binding protein — encoded protein: MEEAILKVRNLKKYFPIKTGFFRKTTGYVKSVDDVSFDIAENEIMGLVGESGCGKTTTGRTLLRLMEKTEGEVLYRGKDLFSLNKKSLRNLRPEIQMIFQDPYSSLNPRMTVGEIVGEALLDHKLCTKSEVNYKVEEMITACGLASYHMRRFPHEFSGGQRQRIGIARALILNPKFIVADEPVSALDVSIQAQVINLLAELQKKKGFSCLFISHDLSVVQHICQKIGVMYLGSMVELAGNEELFTNPLHPYTKALLSAIPIPDPTLKRNRIILKGDIPSPANPPSGCKFHTRCNYATEKCSKEVPEYKEVIKGHFVACHSC